The DNA segment tgggaGTGCTGGTTGTGGGTTTTAGTTGGATCAGCATTTTGTGCCTCCTGAGCACCTTTAGCTGACAGCAAAGGTGAGTGATGCAACAAAGCCCATTATGACGTAAGTGGCCAGGATGTGATTTCTGCCTTCCCCTGGGATTTCTCTCAGGGGAAGTATGACATTCACCATCCCCATGTGAAACCCTCTTCCCATCTGGGTTCTGGCAATCTAGACCCTCATGTCATTCCACACCCCAAACAATGGCAGTAACACCACACCACTACTCCTTGCCGCTGAGATCAATTGATAAGCGGGGTTAGCCATCTTCAGTGCAGACTCCTGACCCAGTCCAGGCCTCTCCTCTCTGGCTAACTGGGGACCTCAGGGTCTGTCCCCCAATCTCTCGGGACCTCgcacccctccccactcaggtgcccacctcttttcttccctccctcccttcccatcagaaaattcacacacacacaaatatcatcttttcaccctttgatgtttattttaagtGCAGCCATCAGTTTACTATGTTAGTGTGAGAGTCAGCCTTTTCCTGCTTAAccatttctaagaaagcagaCCACTGGAGACACAATTCTAAACTGTCTGACCTTTTCTATTCAGTTACTGGCTGCCCAGGTtgtacttctccagggtctctcatTCTGGGGTGGCTGAGcttatcttctcttttgattctgccCCCTTCGTTGACTCTGACTCATATTTTGGTACCTTTTTCGGCTTGGTTCAGTTTCTCACGTGCACAGGAACGGAGAAAACAGTTTGGTTCTCTTGTGTTCTTCACCTTCTTCGACGGAGTGGCGTGCGATcggattttctttctcaaggttcctTTTAGAGGTCTTCTGACCCTCATGGTCATATTTCGTGCCTTGAAAGACAAGAGAAGGGTATGAGTTTTGAGGAAAGAGTATAACAACTGAGTTGGAAAGGAGACTTCATGAAAAGGGAGGTGGCCTGATGAGGACTTTTGCGCCAGGCAAGGGCAGTGTAGAGGTCTTGGGCACCAAAGTCAATGGAGAACCTGGGGAGTGTCGATGGAATCATCTTACCTTCACGCTGCCTCTGTATCTCCGTTGCCAGagggtcttctttcttcctttcttcctcgaAGCAAACCGCACTGCAAGTCTTCTTGGCTGCCGTGGCTTCCTGGTTCCCTTAGCCATGATGACACCATGAAGT comes from the Ovis aries strain OAR_USU_Benz2616 breed Rambouillet unplaced genomic scaffold, ARS-UI_Ramb_v3.0 scaffold_110, whole genome shotgun sequence genome and includes:
- the LOC121818459 gene encoding spermatid nuclear transition protein 3-like is translated as MAKGTRKPRQPRRLAVRFASRKKGRKKTLWQRRYRGSVKARNMTMRVRRPLKGTLRKKIRSHATPSKKVKNTREPNCFLRSCAREKLNQAEKGTKI